Within Dermacentor albipictus isolate Rhodes 1998 colony chromosome 3, USDA_Dalb.pri_finalv2, whole genome shotgun sequence, the genomic segment tcacgtgggccacaaaaaatagtgacgtaaaactatgctgcgtcgtctgctcgcgcatacgcgggCTCTGCCAGAGGTAAACAATTGGCGATTcaaagtgcatgtcgcgattattataattattgcgaagagcgacaacaacggtaaggaaatattgcggcttgtgggagtcggtgattcattccgaagcgccgtaagcgttagcttcgaagtgaaccggaaaaggcctagccacgatatcggcggcgccgaacgatcagaggcggtgaagctgccgtcggtgcacagagtgaccactcctcggaagctgattggccgcttcgccgtaagGCTGCtgaacaaatgggtcccgggcccgtgctctctacagctaggaaatctggccgttcgcgagcaaaaccgccgtcgcacgggggcccgcgaacggcaaacggcgtgcggcgagtttccgtgccggtaacgtggacgggccttcatattgagaaaggccaagcgaaggagagaccgctccgagctgccgaactatgcgactatgcgaggagagaagcggacaacacgaacgccgcatatcctggtccctttcggagtcggccggctactgttgtacccaaggcccgtcggcacggcaactcgctgcacgcagtatgccattcgcgggccgccgtgcggcgttcgtgttgtccacttctctcctcctgtgtctgtgtctgcacgccttaccccttctttgcattaagaaaggatttctatatgcctgcagctcggtcatagtggaggttaTGCTCGGTAGCTCGGCTCAGCAGgatccgtaatcggcatttcatcgctactcatcatacgtcacgtttttgtgctggtgtgctatgacgtcaatattttcgttcctcctctgtgacgtagtagctgccgcgctagcgatgggtctcgactatgagaaggagtttttaatgactttttggagctgaattaaaattattttgaaatatttgcagcgtccgatacctcgttctgggtgtccttgcatacggaagcagcctgcaacatgctttttatagcctcaaaatttggtgtcccaacccctttaaaccCACCTCGTATTGCGCACATTTGTTTTGTCTACTGCGTAATTGCAGCAAAAGATTTGCTTTTAAATTTGATACAAGAAAACACGCGCTCACGTAGAATCGGGAGCAGAAGACAACCTGAGGCTGGGGGGAACGACAGAGAAAAAATGAGCTAATGTAACAGCGCGTTTGACTTTTTTTATGTTAAAAATTATTATACATTTTATATAACTTGCCAtgttaatgaaaaagaaaatttgacGAAAAACCACCAAGTGGAGATCAGTGCGAAAGCCATGGGAAAGCTCTCTTGCTTCAGCATCAGCACGAGAATGTGGTGCCATCTGCAGTCAACACTGTCAGCTACAAGTCGTGCCGCCCTCTGTAGGTCTGTTTCTTCATCTCAGTCGCGCACTTCCGACAGCGGGTTGCCGGTGTTCGAGGTCGCTTCCGGTTGTTGCAGCGTGTTCGCGTGCTGGCGTACTCCTCAGGGCTGCGTTTGGTGGCACGTTTCTTTCCTGTGTTTGTTGCTTGTGAGTAGGCAAAATGGAAGGTGTGAATGCTGATTCTATCAACACTGATTTGGAGGCCATGCTGCGTGAGAACTCCGATCTGTCACCAGCAGTGGCTTCGTTGCAGCTGCTGCTCGAGTTCATCGAGAAGGACGACTACACGACCATCCAAGGCATGGAGGAAAACCTACAGCATGTTATCAGTGACATATGTACTGCGAAGTGTTCGATCACGTGCGTCAGGTCTGCGTGCGAATTATTTGTGCGTTTTGCTACGCTCACCGCGCTCGATGGCTCCATTGACGAATGCAAGAAAAATATGTCCACTCGAGGCCGAACTTTCTTGGAGAAGATGCGCGCGGCACGCTCGAAAATTGCGGCGCTTGCGGCCCCCTTTGTCCAGGACCGCTCGACGATCCTGACGCATTCCTTCTCACGTGTCGTGCGTGACACGCTGTTCGCTGCGGCAGGGGACCACAAGCACTTCACTGTGTACGTGACCGAATCGGCGCCCGA encodes:
- the LOC139057382 gene encoding translation initiation factor eIF2B subunit alpha-like — encoded protein: MEGVNADSINTDLEAMLRENSDLSPAVASLQLLLEFIEKDDYTTIQGMEENLQHVISDICTAKCSITCVRSACELFVRFATLTALDGSIDECKKNMSTRGRTFLEKMRAARSKIAALAAPFVQDRSTILTHSFSRVVRDTLFAAAGDHKHFTVYVTESAPDYSGRQLYDALEERGISVTLIVDSAVGYILEKVDMVLLGAEGVVESGGIINKIGTYTMAMCAKEKNIPIYVLAESFKFARKYPLNQKDLPDEQKYPSDKRNGKTDLSKEHPMIDYTPPAYITLLFTDLGILTPSAVSDELIKLYL